A window of Candidatus Neomarinimicrobiota bacterium contains these coding sequences:
- a CDS encoding tRNA (N(6)-L-threonylcarbamoyladenosine(37)-C(2))-methylthiotransferase MtaB — protein MTSDFHKQRAIRRVSFHTLGCKLNQAETDTIAARFRQRGYEVVPFRAEADLSIINTCTVTSEADAKSRQAVRQAVAASPRGWVAAVGCYAQVSPDEVAA, from the coding sequence GTGACTAGTGACTTTCATAAGCAACGGGCAATTCGCCGGGTGAGCTTCCATACCCTGGGGTGCAAGCTTAATCAGGCCGAGACGGATACTATTGCGGCCCGGTTTCGTCAGCGGGGGTATGAGGTGGTGCCCTTCCGGGCGGAGGCTGACCTGAGCATCATCAACACCTGCACGGTGACATCTGAGGCGGACGCAAAGAGCCGCCAGGCCGTTCGCCAGGCGGTGGCGGCCTCGCCGCGGGGATGGGTGGCCGCGGTGGGATGCTATGCCCAGGTGAGTCCTGATGAGGTCGCCGC